A genomic stretch from Clavelina lepadiformis chromosome 5, kaClaLepa1.1, whole genome shotgun sequence includes:
- the LOC143460100 gene encoding tubulin alpha chain-like, producing the protein MRECISVHVGQAGVQIGNSCWELYCLEHGIQPDGQMPSDKSVGPGDDSFNTFFSETGSGKHVPRAVFVDLEPTVVDEIRTGTYRQLFHPEQLITGKEDAANNYARGHYTVGKEIIDHVLDRIRKLADQCTGLQGFLLFHSFGGGTGSGFTSLLMERLSVDYGKKSKLEFSIYPAPQVSTAVVEPYNSILTTHTTLEHSDCAFMVDNEAIYDICRRNLDVDRPSYTNLNRLISQIVSSITASLRFDGALNVDLTEFQTNLVPYPRIHFPLVTYAPVISAEKAYHEQLSVSEITNACFEPANQMVKCDPRHGKYMACCMLYRGDVVPKDVNAAIANIKTKRSIQFVDWCPTGFKVGINYQPPTVVPGGDLAKVQRAVCMLSNTTAIAEAWARLDHKFDLMYAKRAFVHWYVGEGMEEGEFSEAREDLAALEKDYEEVGIDSADGDQGDEEDEY; encoded by the exons ATG CGTGAATGTATTTCAGTCCACGTTGGTCAAGCCGGTGTGCAGATTGGTAATTCCTGCTGGGAACTGTATTGCCTTGAGCATGGCATTCAACCAGATGGTCAAATGCCAAGTGATAAGAGCGTTGGTCCAGGGGATGACTCGTTCAACACTTTCTTCAGCGAGACTGGCTCTGGAAAGCACGTACCAAGAGCAGTTTTTGTTGACTTGGAGCCAACTGTAGTCG ACGAAATTCGAACTGGAACTTATCGCCAACTCTTCCATCCGGAACAACTGATCACCGGAAAGGAAGATGCTGCCAACAACTACGCACGTGGTCATTACACTGTTG GAAAGGAAATTATTGATCATGTGCTGGATCGCATCCGCAAGCTGGCAGACCAGTGCACAGGTCTTCAAGGTTTTCTCCTCTTTCACTCGTTTGGGGGCGGTACAGGCTCTGGTTTCACATCTTTACTGATGGAACGTTTGTCCGTCGACTATGGCAAGAAGTCAAAGCTGGAGTTTTCTATTTATCCGGCCCCACAG GTTTCCACTGCAGTGGTAGAGCCTTACAACTCCATTTTGACAACACACACAACCTTAGAGCATTCGGATTGTGCTTTTATGGTAGACAACGAGGCCATCTACGATATTTGCCGTCGTAACTTGGATGTTGATCGGCCTAGCTACACCAACTTGAACCGCCTTATCAGCCAGATTGTCTCGTCCATTACAGCTTCCCTGCGTTTCGACGGTGCTTTAAACGTCGACTTGACTGAATTCCAGACCAACTTGGTGCCGTATCCGAGGATCCATTTTCCACTGGTCACCTACGCTCCGGTGATTTCTGCGGAGAAGGCTTACCATGAGCAGCTTTCGGTTTCCGAGATCACCAACGCTTGCTTCGAGCCGGCCAACCAGATGGTAAAATGCGACCCACGTCATGGCAAGTACATGGCCTGTTGTATGTTATATCGTGGTGACGTTGTACCCAAGGACGTCAACGCTGCCATTGCTAATATCAAGACGAAGCGTTCCATTCAG TTCGTCGACTGGTGCCCAACTGGATTTAAGGTCGGTATTAATTACCAACCACCTACTGTTGTCCCCGGTGGTGACCTCGCCAAGGTACAACGTGCGGTCTGCATGTTAAGTAACACCACTGCCATTGCTGAGGCCTGGGCCCGCTTAGATCATAAATTCGACTTGATGTACGCCAAACGTGCTTTCGTCCATTG GTACGTCGGCGAGGGAATGGAGGAAGGTGAATTTTCCGAGGCCCGCGAAGATCTTGCTGCTCTTGAGAAAGACTACGAGGAGGTTGGCATCGATTCAGCGGACGGTGATCAGGGGGATGAAGAGGATGAATACTAG